In Homo sapiens chromosome 8, GRCh38.p14 Primary Assembly, the genomic window CTCCTACCCCAGCAGCAGCTGAGTATTGTCCAAAGAAACTTAACAGTAGATCATTAGACTAGGGGAGAGCAGGCATGAACGAGGGTAAGAGTACCGCCCTCTAGCAGATTCCTGAACTTCTCAACTTCATCTATCCCTTGCCCCACCTGCACAGGGCTCTGACCAACAGTACACCTCACCTCCTTCCATGTGACTTCCTGCTCTAGAATTTAACTGTTGGAGTCACTGTGGAACTCTTCTCAGCACCCATATCACACACGTGCAACCCAAAAGGTAGAGCAAGTTAGGACCAGTGGGACAAATTTTGGACTACGGAGAAAGCAGGGCCCATGGATCAATTTTCTCCCCTTCCTTACCTGGAAGGAATGATTCCGAGTGCAGTATGTGCTTCTCAGGGGCAGGGTCCTGAGGATGAACCAATCACTCCCACTTAACACTCAGCTCAGTAACATCATCGCAttgccctccttccttccctggtTCACTCCCCTACTCCTCCCTCCAACCCTCTAGGACTGCACTCCCTAACAGAATCACAGCACAGATGCCTctgtttccatttctgttttctgtggaAGCCAGGTTAAGATCGTTGGTACCAGGAGTGGCGCTAAAGAGCATTATTCACCTGATGGCAATAAAAGCCCCATTGCTGGTGGTAAATCCCCATTAAAATTAATATCACCTGCTTTATCACCAGCACTCAACACCTAAGTGAGAAACAGAGGCCCTACTCTGAGAAGAAATAGCTTATATACCAAGAGAAGCAGCAAAGGCTAGGGTGTACTGTCAAGAACTGGgtaagtggccaggcacggtggctcatacctgtaatctcagcactttgggaggctgaggttggaggatcacttgaagtcaggagttcaagaccagcctggccaacatgttgaaaccccgtctctactaaatatacaaaaattagctgggcgtggtggtgcacacctgtaatcccagctactcaggaggctgaggcaggcgaattgcttgaatccaagaggcagaggttgcagtgagccgaaattgcaccactgcactccagcctgggtgacagagtgagactgtctcaaaaaacaactgCCCCCTCAGACAGGATAGTAAGTCTGAAGCAACACCATCATCTTGGAAAAACTGTAGAGATCAATGCCCCATAAGACCAAGGAGTTTTCCCCATCAtaatccccaccaccaccatttaATTCACCGTTCTgacccctgaaaaaaaaaaaaacagataaatcatGGTAGATGGTAGGGGACTACCAGGAACTTAACCTGACAGTAGTTCCAACTGCAGCTGCCTTGCTGAAACTGGTATCTACACAGGATCAACATGGCTCCAATCAGTATCTGATATTGATGCACACCAATAAGCAGCCACTGAGAGAAAGCTCACAACAAGCAGGTAGGTATTATGAGTTATTGGATTTCAGCCAGCCTGTCCCTTTGTTACCCCAATACTGGTTCCACTGACCCATGAACAGGACATTGTAGGAATGATGGAGGCTATGCATGAACAGAAGAGCTTTGGTTCTCACTCACAGGCAGAATTCATCACTGCCACTGTTGAAGACCTGATCTACCAGCAACAATGATCAATGCTAAAGCTTCTGATAAGGCACAATTCCTTGAGGAGAATATCTAGTCTCTAGTCTCCCAGTGACAGGCTAAAATCCTTTTACTCGAGAAGGAATAGCAATTAGTCCTTGCTGAAATTGACACCTACCTTAGATATACTCATGGGGAACTTCCTTGTCCCCCATACCTCTGCCTACTCTATCACTCAGGGGTTACAGAATGCCTtcttcaggccgggcgtggtggctcacatctgtaatcccagcactatgggaggccgaggtgggtggaccacctgaggtcaggtgttcaagaccagcctgaccaacatggtgaaaccccgtctctactaaaaatataaaaaattagccaggcatggtggtgagcgcctgtaatcctaactactcaggaggctaaggtaggagaatcatttgaacccgggaggcagaggttgcagtaagccaagttcgtgccaccacactccagcctgggtgacaaagtgagaatctgtctaaaaaaaacaaaaaagaatacctTCTTCAGCAACATGGTATTTTGTACAACACTAACTCAGACTCAGGGACCCATTGCATGGTGAGAGAGGTACCAAAATGGACACATGACACTGTGACAACAATGTGACAGTGGGCACAGCAGTCACTGGTTTTACCAGGTACTCCATCACTCAGAAGAAGCCAGCCTCAAAGAACGATGGAATAGCCTATAAATAGCTCAGCTCAAGGACAATACTCTCTGGGTTTAAGAAACCAGTAGTCCATACATGGGACTGTGCTCCAAATACCTAGACTAGATACAGGAACCAACCCATTGAAGTAGAACTGACTAATCTCACCCTCATTCCCAGTGACCCGCTTGCTTATTTTGTGGTTCTCATCCCTGCAACCCTAGGCTTTCCAGGTTCCTGGTTCCcgggtggtgggggaaggggcattCTTTTCCATTAGGGGCACAGGAAGGTTCCCACTGAACTTGAATCTACAGAACTGTAACTGCTACCCAGTCACTTTGAATTCATTGTGCAAgcaggaaaatgaagaaattattgtACTGGTCGTGGTAATGGACTCATGAGGAGATGACATTCCCACTACACGGTAGAAGCAAACAGGGTCTGTCGAGGACGGGGCCATGATGAATGGGGGAAAGTGTAACTGCCATGAACACAGTCTCAGAGGGGCAAGGCAACCACAGGCTCCTAAGGGAAGAGGGTCTGGGTCACCCTATCAGGCAAGCAGCCAAGAATAGTCAAATCACTGGCCAAGAGTGAAGgaaggcagggcgcagtggctcacacctgtaatcctggcactttgggaggccaaggcaggtggattacttgaggtcaggagttcgagatcagcctggccaacatggtgaaaccccatctgtactaaaaatacaaaaaaattagctgggcatggtggcaggtgcctgtaatcccagcttcttaggaggctgaggcaggagaatcactttggctgaaagaggaaaataaaaaatgaaacatacttAAGTAGCTTACTTTACGTTGTGCCATATAGAACGAATCCTGTAAAATAAGTGCAAATGAAAActggtggctgggcgcagtggctgatgcctgtaatcccagagctttgggaggccgaggccggtggatcacctgaggtcaggagttcgagatcagcctggtcaacatggcggaaactctgtctctactaaaaatacaaaaattagccgggtgtggtggcatgcgcttgtaatcccagctgctcgggaggctgaggcacgagaatcgcttgagcctaggaggcagaggttgcagtgagccgagatcacgccactacactccagcctggacaacacagcaaggctccatctcaaaaaaaaaaaaaaaaaaaaaaaaaagtggtctaataccttttcatttactttcatagaatgttttattctgcttttcaATAATAAGCACATTAGCATTTTGGAATTGGAACTACTTCATTAAAATGCAAGCAAAGCCTCCTAATCATCTTCGCTGACCACCTCTCTGGGAGGAATCAGAGCAGGCTGGAGAAAAGCCTACTCTCATTTTCCTCAATGAGTCCAGAGAGAAGGACATCCAATCATACTACCTTTGGGCATTCTGAAATGCCACATTCAGTTAGCTGTTTCTGTTAGAACTGCAGGAATGATCTCCTACATCTTTTCTAAAGCTATTTACccgctgggcgctgtggctcatgcctgtaatctcagcactttgtgaggctgaggcgggaggatcacgaggttgggagatcaaaaccatcctggctaacacgatgaaaccccgtctctactaaaaatacaaaaaattagccaggcgtggtggcgggtgcctgtagtcccagctactcgggaggctgaagcaggagaatggcgtgaacccgggaggtggagcttgcagtgagccgagatcacgccaccgcactccagccagagagacagagggagattccgtctcaaaaaagaaagctatttaCCAACGCCAGCATACCCTCTCTTCCAGTTCGCAATAATTATCTCAATAGGGTTTTTGTGAGGTACAGAAGCAGTTAGGgtttttatatttcagttttctgTGAATATAATCTTGAAGCCTTGAAATGGTCTTGAAACCTAGCCCAAGCAAATCATCACCCTCAGAAATTCTGTTTTCTACCTTGATATATTTTGAGAATAAATAATTGGTATAGCATGGGCAATTAATGTGGTCTCTACTCTCTCATGTTTTCAcatgggtgggtgtgtgtgtgtttgtgtgtgtgtgtgtgtatttaattttttgcttaTGGCCCTATAAATTAGATCATACAGGAAGCCATCAGAAATCAGGAAGCATTCTCTGAGAAGAATGATGTAATATTTAGTGTTCATGTTGTGGACCAAGACAGTCagcataaaataaatgattttatgaGTTGAACAGTTatacaaaacaagaaagaagaatttaaattttaataattcttaaaatcttaaaaaatacatttcaaatattttaaatttgtctaCCATATACATAGTATCTGAGAGCCCCATATGGTATACATACAATACCTAAAGATAATTTCACACACTGTTTAGGTTTATGTTTgacctaaaattcatataataaCCAAAgtaaacatgtaaatatttaagaaaagttGTTGGCCTTCGGAAAATTTAGataaggccagatgtggtggctcacacctgtaatcccagcactttgggaggctgagacaggcagatcacctgaggtcaggagttcgagaccagcctggccaacatggtgaaaccccgtctctactaaaaatacaaaaattagtcaggtgtggtgacttatgcctgtagtcccagctactcaggatgctgaggcacaagaattgcttgaacctgggaggtggaggttgcagtgagctgagatggtgccactgcactccagcctgggcaacagagtgagactcggtctcaaaaaaaaagaagaacaagaaaatatttagataaaacCTTACACATCTATGAGAGTCTGGCACAGCAATGATGGGTGATAGGCAAGTGCTATGAGTGGGCCACCTCATTGTGTAAAAATTTCAGGAGAAGTTGAAAgtaatctttttctttcaacaaatttCCTTTGAACAAATTAAGTTACACATAAAGTAGGTTCATTCCcattataaacaaataaagtaAGCAAACAAACACCAAGCACCATCTAGAAATTTGAAGACATTACTAAGAAGTTCATAACAATTTAAGAAAGTTTTTATAAGGATTATCCCCACCATTATTTCAGTAGTTTCTCTCTATATTAATAAGCACATGTTtgccagaaagagaaagagtaaatATTAGAGCagcaagcaaaatgaaaatgagtttgaaagtggAGGCTGTGGAGTGTCAGTGTGAGAGGTCTGGCAGAAATTATCATACTCCTTCGCCACGGCATTGATGGAGAGGCTAAAGGATTGACCATGTGGATAagcagaactctttttttttttttttttttttttttgagacagagtctcgctctgtcgcccaggctgtagtattgtggcatgatctcggctcactgcaacctctgcatcctggattccagcaattctcccacttcagcctctcgagtagctgggattacaagtgcatgtcaccatgccgggctaatttttatatttttagtagagatggggttttgccatgttgcccaggctggtctcgaacccctgggctcaagtgatccacccacctcaacctcccaaagtgctccaattacaggcgtgagccatcatgtgTGGCAAGAactcttaattttttatgttaGGGACTCTTCCCCTTTTCTGCAGTTTTCTGTGTCACTGCCCAGCACCTGCAGCACGGGATCCCCCAGAAGAAACAATAAAGGAGAATGAAGGCTTTCAGGAATGAAGGCCTGTCCAGGGCTTGTAAACTTTACGACAGTCCCAAAAGGTAGTAATGGAATATTCAACCTTCCTGCAAAGCCCGGTCTTTCTGATAGGAATGAAGAACACTGATGAGGTGGCAACAACAGAAGGAAATGCAGGAGAGCAGAGAACATCAAGATGGCCAGCCTGCTGGCTCTATGCCCACCTTTGATTTGCTTACCTTTTCCTGAAGCCTGATATTAGCCCACACCTTGGTGCACACCATACACTCAAATGCATCGATGTAATTGTCCTGGTTGACGTCTTGCACTCCCCATTTCCGTTCCCTGAGAGCTGTCAGAAGTCGCTGGTTAGAGATCTCACCCTTCAGCTTCCATTCTACATAGGCCTCATACAATCTGTCATCAGAATCCAGTCGTCTGATGTAACTTGCCAGTTCCCTGGGGTGAGAAAattctgatacaagaatagcacTTTTGTTACTTGGAAGCCAGTCTGTGATGCTGGGGGATCCGTAATATACAGGGACTACCCCCAGTTTCAGTGGCCTCCAGAACTTCTCAGTGATGTAGTCATCACAAACTGCATTCTCAAAAGCTAGGATAAACTTATACTGTGCAATGATCCTATAAAAGCCATCGGCATCCATAGAGGCTGGATTTTTCAGCTGCTGAGGGAGGTCTTTGTTTCGTAAACATTCACCATAGGAATCGACCTCGATGTAAGTCATCAGCTCGCGAACATAGCTGTCCCTGTCTGATGGTGGGTCACAGTCTGACTGTACATACACCAGCGGAGCAAGTCTTTTTCTAAGCTTGTTTTTGGACTGCAAAGGAACTAGGTATCGGAGTGACTTCAGGACTTCAATGCTCTCCAAGTATTGGGTAGTTAGTGGCAAGTGGGAATGCCTGCTGAACGTGGCAGTGTAGTTGAACAAGGTGATCACTGGTTTATGAAAGAGCTTATAATTGTTTTTCGGGGACTCTTCATGAAAAACAGCCCAGTCATGATGGGCTTTCCGAGGCAGAGGTAAGCTATCTATGTTAAAGTCAGTACCtaggagaagaaaatgagatattAATTAGTATTTCCAAAAGATGTTGCTAAGTTTGGGTCTACCTGGTAAGATTAGAATACAGAGGAGTCTGAGGCTATGAATAAGAAgcatgtggccgggcacggtggctcacgcctgtaatcccagcactttgggaggccaaggcaggtggatcacttgaggtcaggagttcgagaccagcctggccaacatggtgaaaccctgtctctgctaaaaatacaaaaattagctgggcatggtggcacattgcctgtaatcccagctacctgggaagctgaggcaggagaatcacttgaacccgggaggtgaagattgagccactgcactccagcctgggtgacagagcaagactctgtctcaaaatatatgtgtgtgtgtgtgtcatacacacacacacacacacacatgaagcATGTTACAGTGTCACTGCAAAGTGCCTGGCAGTCAGTCACAAAGCTTTCACCCCAGAAACTACTGAGGGAGAGGATCACCAAAGAGGGGGACTATCATTTCTCATTTTACGAAAAAGGAAACAGGAGTCGTGTCTGGCCAGGTTCTAAAGGAGAATTTATTCCACTGCCTCTTGCAATGGGCTTTTCTTCCTGAAAAGTGTTACCTACAAGTAAATAggagaaataaagagataaagacagttctttaaaaagaaaagagcaagagaaaggaaGCCAAAAAAGGAAAGCAACCAGGTCAGCAGGTTGattaactgcaaaaaaaaaaaaaaaaaaaagtgaaaccatGCAAAAGTAGCCAGAAGAAATGTAgaagatagatttttttaatccaaaatgaTTGATTTCAGCAAAGTGCAGTTAATCAATCTTAGTCAAAATGGTAGACAAGAGGCTTTTAAAGACGAAAGAGCTGATAATAGCACTATGTTACAGACCACTGCAGGATGGACAGGAATTAACAAGCTCATGGAGAAATAAAGAAGGCCTAACAGGATTACAATTATGAGTGACCCTAGCATCCACGGGATTAATTGAAAAACCTCTGAAACATGATGATGTGCAGACAGAAGTGATGGATGTGGTAAGCGATTGTTTCCTGGCTGCATGGGTGGAGATCCAATCAGGGAGAACTTATTTCAATAACTGAGAAAGAAGAACTAAGACAATAACACAATAGGTAATATACAATTTCTGAAGTATTCTTGACATGGATAATTTTGTAGAcccttgagtttttttaaaataaatataaggaaacGGGAAAAAATTCATCTTCCAATACCCACTGGAAAAGAAAATACCGAATATATATTTAtgccaaaataaaactttatcaaCATTTTCTGGCAGAgctcataaaaattaattatttaatgccAGTGTACACTCCCACAAATAAAGATAAACTCTTCAGTGCCAACACTACATCAATGAGAAATCAATTAATCAAGAAAGGCTTTTAAACAAAGATCAGATAAGGTTATGTCACAGGACATATACTAAGCACAGAGAAATTGCTGAAGAAAGTGCCTCTGTTTTGATAGCAGGCTTTTATTCTCAATCTTTGGCAATGACGTACTAACGTAAAAATGGGCTTGTCCTTGTTTATTGGCATTTGCTATATTTGACCTTAGGCTTAAAAAAGAACACTCACCCATATACCTGAAATCTAATGGCATATAAAGTTGGATGGCTGGCAAAGGTTAATAATCATTAAGATAGAGAAACATGAGGATATGAAAGAGAATGTGAGAAGAAAGGCAAATGACTGCATTGAAGTACAACAGCTGCTGCTCAAAAAGGGTCTAAGCTGGCTGAGAGGCCAATGATAGGAACCAGAACCTATATAATTGAGTTAGAACACAAAGTTGCCACCTAAGGCATACAGAGAATCAAGGCCATTTGCCTGGGAGAGAAAGTACTAGAGTCCAGTCCACAGGAATCAGAAGCAGGGATTCAAGGTGTGAGATGAGAGATTAAAGAGGATATGATTAAAACAAAAGTGGGTCCAGAATTAACTGGGGGGATCAGGCACAGGGGATTTGAGTGAGTGACCCAAACACCAGTCACTGTCTGCTGCTACCTGCTAGGTGGCACATGGAAGATTCTTAACCTAGCTCAGCATGGGTGCACCTCAGCAAAGATACCAGATGCAGAGCTGGGAAGCAGAAAGACACAAAGCCTGCCTCAGGTGCATTCAGATGAATGCTCTCCTGCATTCATCTGAATTATGTTTAGTCTGCAGGGGTGCAGCTGCCTTTAATAGTGGGAGATGCTTATTAATAGAGAGGAAAGTTAAAGGGACCTAGCCTTCCAGAAATATTTCCCATGTTTGCTATCTATAAAAGCATTTCCTGGTAACTTCCCTGAGATACATCCACACAAAACACAACCACACATGCGTGCGCATGTGTGCAATCACGCTAATATAGGTTTTCTGTAAGATTGTCAGATGCTTTCAAACTAAACTTCTCTGGAGAAGATTGAAAATAGGTCATTTTGGcatggcacaatggctcacacctataatcccagcactttgggaggccgaggcaggcagattacttgaggtcaggagttcgagaccagcctggccaacatggtgaaaccccatctctactaaaaatacaaaaattagccaggcatggtggcacatggtagtagtaatcccagctactcgggaggctgaggcagaagaattgcatgAACtggggacgcagaggttgcagtgagccaagatcacatcacgatacttcagcctgggtgacagagcgagactctgtctcaaaaagtaaaaataaataaaataaataaaaacacgtCATTTTGCCCTGCAAGCATCTCTCCTAAGCCTAGAGCTTCAGACGGTAAGTGCTGAAGAATACTGAAATTAGAACCATGACcaacctggccaggcatggtggctcacacctgtaatcccagcacgttgtggggctgaggtgggtggatcacctgaggtcaggagttcaagaccagcctggccaacatggtgaaaccccgtttctactaaaaattcaaaaattagctgggcatggtggtgcatgcctataatcccagctactcaatgctgagaaggagaatcgcttgaacctgggaggcagaggtttcagtgacccaagattgcaccactgcattccctcctgggcgacagagtgagactctgtctcaaaaacaaaacaaaacaaaacaaaaaaagaaccatGACCAACCTAAACTACTTCACTGGGGATATCATGGCCTAGAACATAAGTGTCAATATTGAACAATTTCTAAAAGGTATTGGATGTGGCTCAGAAAAAAACTGAGTTATTTAGCTCTCCCCAACTCCATCGCAATGCCTACTGTAACAAGAGTTGGAACTGGAGTCTATAGAGGAATGAAAATCAATTAACctatggtatatccataaaaaTGTGACTAACGTATGTGCAATTGGCTCACTAGTTTTCTAGTCATGTTCACTGCTCTTACATTTAACAATTTCAGATTCAAACTTTCATTCCTCTGGGTTATTTTGTGTTTACTGAATTCTGACAAACGTATTCGTTCCTTTAAACAACAGCTAAATAGATCTTTGGCACTAATGTGCACTGTAAAGGGAATTGCAACTTGGAATACAAATGGAATAAAACGAATGCTGGCAAAGGGTGGCAGATTGCTGACTATGGAGACTAGATCTGAAACAGCAGAGGAGCCTGAGAGTGACATACTTTATGGGACATGTTTATATGCCCCTCTCCTTCTGCAGGAGCATGGCCTCTTCTTTCATTACTCCCATACAAACTGGTGAAAACAGAAGGCAACATACATTATTAACCTCACTTTACTAATGCAGTGTGAATCACTCATCTAGAGCTGAAAATCCCGGGTGGGGACAAGAACGTCTGACCAGCAAATAGGAAAGGACCAGAGGGACGACAGGCCCTGCTGCAATGTTGATTCCATGGAATGACATTCTTGGTACTTGCAATTACACCCACAGAAATGTTAGCCAGCTTTAGCACACGAATGATGTGGAAAGCCCAGCCTGCCTTAATTTGGAAAAGAGAAGTGCTTCTGCAGAATGCTCTCCAAAGgtaatctgttttaaaaaataatctctacCATAAAACTGTTGTGTccttttgggagactgaggcaggaggattgcttgagcccaggagttcaaggccaacctgggcaacatagtgagaccctgtccacaagaaatgtttttaaaaaattagctggatgtgatggtgcacacctatagtcccagatattcaggaggctgaggtaggaggatcgcttgagcccaagaggttgaggctgcagtgcaccgtgatcacgccactgcactccagcctgggtgacagagtgagatcttgtctcaaaaaaatataaataaaataaaataaaaattaccatcaTTTTCTGCCAAAGGTGGTGATTCTTCTTGGGACCTGGCATGAGGTAAAAAGGGGGAAAGAGATGACTCTCCCTTGCTTGCTAACTGACCCTCACCTAATCCCTCAAACCTTCCCATCCATCCACTCAGGACCCCCACAAGTGAACCactcatttcctcttcttctttggAGTGAGGGTGGAAGTTCACTCAAATCCTGTTCGAAGTCTTACCCCTCTTTACCCACAATGTCCAGACTGACTCCAGATCACATAAGGACCTGCCACTTAGCAACACTGCCCCAGATCTGAGTAGCCCCTTAATCTTTCACATGCTGAACCAACACTGTAAGCCAGTGATAAAGttgtttttcacatttatatttttcgTGGAATGATTTCAAATATACCAATGCCAATTTCCTATAAGAAACAAAACATGATATACATGAAAGGTTttgctcttaaaaattaaaaaaaaaaaaaacatctccaCCTTAATGGGTCAATGTGCCAATGCTCATATAAATCCATCTCTAAAGCACAGAATTTAAAGCAGAGACTTCCTTTCTGGTGGAGAAAAATTTCTTCCAGATACACCAATGTCCCCCAACACACCTGCCTTTCGGATTTAAAACACTAGCCTTATTAGTACAACAGTCTTTAGCCCAAGATTACAGTACTCTCAGCCAAACCCAGGTTCATAAAGAGCACAGAGTCAGCTTAGTACTTTTTTTCTAAGAGGAGGCTGCATGAGTCATTGGCTTGTCAGTTGCTCAGCTCCATGTCCAACCTTCTATGCTATGCTCCTTATTGTATGGGGCTGAAACTCTGCAAACTTCATTCCTCAGGCTCCCTGGACAACTGGCTTGCAATTAGGTTTTACAACTAGGAGCACTGTAAGAAGACTGAAGGTGGGAATGatacagacaggaggcagggaaatactgggtagaagagggtggggTCCCTGGCAAGGGTTCTACCCTCAAGCCTGGACCCTCGGCCCTAAATGAGAAATTTACATCCCCactttcctgcccaaatgttgccttttggcctgcccCACCacctatcctgtgcccataaaaaccccaagcTCCACTGGCAGAGGAGCAGAGCGGTGtggcagaaaagcagaagagaaggagcatctgaacatggagaggagaagaggcagcTGGACATCAGAGATTATAGTCAGAGAGGAGTTCGGCCAGGGACGATTGGAGAGGAGTTTGGCCAGGGACAGTTAGAGAGGAGTTTGGCCATCCccggccaaactccaggggaagatcatctttcCGCTctatcccctttccagctccccatcccactgagagccacttccaccactcaataaaatctccacattcaccatccttcaagtcagTTTGACCTCATTCCTCTTGGGCACTGGATAAGGACCTGAGCGTAGGTTCAAGAGGCTGTCAAActgactctccactgagctgtttaacacttaGCCATCCACGGACGACAAGTGCTAAAAGAGCACTGATTGTAacacatgccctctggggc contains:
- the POFUT3 gene encoding GDP-fucose protein O-fucosyltransferase 3 isoform X4 produces the protein MVRIQRRKLLASCLCVTATVFLLVTLQALDTVENLMKVTGPPQGVTDSMQCFNDQRPLSNTRSSEHIKEVMVELGKFERKEFKSSSLQDGHTKMEEAPTHLNSFLKKEGLTFNRKRKWELDSYPIMLWWSPLTGETGRLGQCGADACFFTINRTYLHHHMTKAFLFYGTDFNIDSLPLPRKAHHDWAVFHEESPKNNYKLFHKPVITLFNYTATFSRHSHLPLTTQYLESIEVLKSLRYLVPLQSKNKLRKRLAPLVYVQSDCDPPSDRDSYVRELMTYIEVDSYGECLRNKDLPQQLKNPASMDADGFYRIIAQYKFILAFENAVCDDYITEKFWRPLKLGVVPVYYGSPSITDWLPSNKSAILVSEFSHPRELASYIRRLDSDDRLYEAYVEWKLKGEISNQRLLTALRERKWGVQDVNQDNYIDAFECMVCTKVWANIRLQEKGLPPKRWEAEDTHLSCPEPTVFAFSPLRTPPLSSLREMWISSFEQSKKEAQALSLLVFGKPGILQPSMNMKYIRTWQ